Part of the Paenibacillus guangzhouensis genome is shown below.
AGAGTGCGCCAGCAATCGAATAGATATAGATGAGATTTCTGCCGACATTAATCCCAGACACTTTGGCTGCTTGCTGGTTGCCGCCGATGGCATACATATTTTTGCCGAGCTTTGTTTTGTTGAAGACGACCCAGACAAGCAATGACACGAGAATGGCAATGAGGACGATATTCGGAATCGAGATGCCGCTGAAGCCAACGCTGCCCGTACCGAATATGTCTGTAAAATCTTCACGAAGACCGCCGATCGGCTGCGAGTTATTCGGATCCATATCAAAATAGAGCGAGTTCACACCATAGACGGCGACCATCGTCCCGAGCGTAGCAATGAACGGAGGAACCTTGAACTTCGCAACGATAACCCCATTGATCAACCCGAAGATCAGTCCAACGAGAATCGCGAGTGCAATCGGAAGGAACAGATTAATCTCGCCAAGATTCGGGAAAAACTTACGCGTATAAACCGTCATCTGAAGCATGGATGCCGATACAACAGCCGTTAATCCAACGATCCGACCTGCGGAGAGGTCTGTTCCACCAGTAATTAATATAAATGCGACGCCTAGCGCGATAATAACCCGAGTAGACGATTGGTTCAACACATCGCGCAACGGGCCTAGCCCGAGGAACGTAGGATCATAGATCGCGATGGCAACAATCAGCAGGACCAATACAATATAAATCGCATTTTGTGAGATAAAGTTCTGAATTCGCTTGGTTTCCATACTACCCTCTCTCCCTTACACACACTTAGTGCTGTGCAGCTAACCGCATAATTTCTTCTTCGGTT
Proteins encoded:
- the mglC gene encoding galactose/methyl galactoside ABC transporter permease MglC, which codes for METKRIQNFISQNAIYIVLVLLIVAIAIYDPTFLGLGPLRDVLNQSSTRVIIALGVAFILITGGTDLSAGRIVGLTAVVSASMLQMTVYTRKFFPNLGEINLFLPIALAILVGLIFGLINGVIVAKFKVPPFIATLGTMVAVYGVNSLYFDMDPNNSQPIGGLREDFTDIFGTGSVGFSGISIPNIVLIAILVSLLVWVVFNKTKLGKNMYAIGGNQQAAKVSGINVGRNLIYIYSIAGALYGLAGVLEAARTGGATNNYGNMYELDAIAACVVGGVSTTGGIGTVPGVVTGVLIFTVINYGLTFIGVSPYWQLIIKGSIIVAAVAFDMRKYAAKR